A DNA window from Actinomadura luzonensis contains the following coding sequences:
- a CDS encoding GntR family transcriptional regulator yields MGETLTDRVRAVILGGDFVPNQRLIEADVCEQFGASRAAVRETFKELASEGLVEIMRNKGARVRVISKAEAVEITEVRMVLEGLAAYKAAERVTQEQADELRQVVADMREAVAGNDLDRYSELNVALHAKVREIAGHRTAASIIERLGAQVVRHKFRLARQPGRAAVSLPQHELIVAAIAARDPEAAQTAMQQHLRSVVKALESSAD; encoded by the coding sequence TTGGGGGAGACGCTGACCGACCGCGTCCGGGCGGTCATACTCGGCGGGGACTTCGTGCCCAACCAGCGCCTCATCGAGGCCGACGTGTGCGAGCAGTTCGGGGCGAGCCGGGCGGCCGTGCGCGAGACGTTCAAGGAGCTGGCGTCCGAGGGCCTGGTCGAGATCATGCGCAACAAGGGCGCCAGGGTCCGGGTCATCTCCAAGGCCGAGGCCGTGGAGATCACCGAGGTCCGGATGGTGCTGGAGGGGCTGGCGGCGTACAAGGCGGCCGAGCGGGTGACGCAGGAGCAGGCCGACGAGCTGCGGCAGGTGGTCGCGGACATGCGCGAGGCCGTGGCGGGCAACGACCTCGACCGCTACTCCGAGCTGAACGTCGCCCTGCACGCCAAGGTCCGGGAGATCGCCGGGCACCGCACCGCGGCGTCGATCATCGAACGGCTGGGGGCGCAGGTGGTGCGGCACAAGTTCCGGCTGGCCCGGCAGCCGGGGCGGGCGGCCGTGTCGCTGCCGCAGCACGAGCTGATCGTCGCCGCCATCGCCGCGCGCGACCCCGAGGCGGCGCAGACGGCGATGCAGCAACACCTGCGCAGCGTCGTCAAGGCCCTGGAGTCGAGCGCGGACTGA
- a CDS encoding NAD(P)-dependent oxidoreductase, with protein MDGLRVALLGYGEVGRVLAGGLGGRVRLRAYDPAHPPASPLVAGNADAVRGADVVIAVTTGADSLAACAESRPHLKPGALYADLSTAAPGDKRAIAELAGSAGAVAVDGAIMAPVPLRGLATPILASGPGAERFAAFAGALGMDVTPIGGAPGDAAARKLLRSVLVKGLSALAVEARRAAEAAGLGEWFWAHLVETVTDADERFLTRLLEGAGQHGVRRVHEMRAATRMLEELGVPSDMTAATAAALHRATETGVPRPPGPR; from the coding sequence ATGGACGGGCTTCGGGTGGCGCTGCTCGGGTACGGGGAGGTCGGCCGCGTGCTCGCCGGCGGGCTCGGGGGGCGGGTGCGGCTGCGCGCCTACGACCCGGCGCACCCACCGGCGTCGCCGCTCGTCGCGGGCAATGCCGACGCCGTGCGCGGGGCGGACGTCGTCATCGCCGTGACCACCGGGGCCGACAGCCTGGCCGCCTGCGCCGAGTCGCGACCCCACCTGAAGCCGGGCGCCCTCTACGCCGACCTGTCCACGGCCGCCCCCGGCGACAAGCGCGCGATCGCCGAGCTGGCCGGGTCGGCCGGCGCGGTCGCCGTGGACGGGGCCATCATGGCGCCCGTCCCGCTGCGCGGCCTCGCCACGCCGATCCTGGCGAGCGGCCCGGGCGCCGAGCGCTTCGCCGCGTTCGCGGGCGCCCTCGGCATGGACGTGACCCCGATCGGCGGCGCGCCCGGCGACGCGGCCGCCCGCAAGCTGCTGCGCAGCGTCCTGGTCAAGGGCCTCAGCGCGCTGGCCGTCGAGGCGCGGCGCGCCGCCGAGGCGGCCGGGCTGGGCGAGTGGTTCTGGGCGCACCTGGTGGAGACGGTGACGGACGCCGACGAGCGTTTCCTGACCCGCCTGCTGGAGGGGGCCGGGCAGCACGGCGTCCGCCGCGTGCACGAGATGCGCGCCGCCACCCGCATGCTGGAGGAGCTGGGCGTGCCCAGCGACATGACCGCCGCCACCGCCGCCGCGCTGCACCGCGCCACCGAGACCGGCGTCCCGCGCCCGCCCGGGCCGCGCTGA
- a CDS encoding PIG-L deacetylase family protein produces MISAHAGDFVWRAAGAIALTAHRGGRAKVVCLSYGERGESAKAWRAGHTLDEIKAIRREEAEHAAAALGAEIEFLDAGDYPLVETPELVDRLVRVYRDCEPGVVLTHPLADPYNGDHPAAARMALQARVLAQAAGYDAPGEPLGAPPVFFFEPHQPEQCDFKPDVLLDITPVFEAKRKAMECLPAQQHMWDYYTDLAVRRGVQLKRNAGPNLGLPHDTRAEAFMRLYPQVTDTLG; encoded by the coding sequence GTGATCAGTGCCCACGCGGGCGACTTCGTCTGGCGCGCGGCCGGCGCGATCGCGCTGACCGCCCACCGCGGCGGGCGGGCCAAGGTGGTCTGCCTCAGCTACGGCGAGCGCGGCGAGTCCGCCAAGGCGTGGCGCGCCGGCCACACCCTCGACGAGATCAAGGCCATCCGCCGGGAGGAGGCCGAGCACGCCGCCGCCGCGCTGGGCGCCGAGATCGAGTTCCTCGACGCGGGCGACTACCCGCTGGTGGAGACGCCGGAGCTGGTGGACCGGCTGGTGCGGGTCTACCGCGACTGCGAGCCCGGCGTGGTGCTCACCCACCCCCTCGCCGACCCGTACAACGGCGATCACCCCGCCGCGGCCCGCATGGCGCTCCAGGCCCGCGTGCTGGCCCAGGCCGCCGGCTACGACGCCCCCGGCGAGCCGCTGGGCGCGCCCCCGGTGTTCTTCTTCGAGCCGCACCAGCCCGAGCAGTGCGACTTCAAGCCCGACGTGCTGCTCGACATCACCCCCGTCTTCGAGGCCAAGCGCAAGGCCATGGAGTGCCTGCCGGCCCAGCAGCACATGTGGGACTACTACACCGACCTCGCCGTCCGCCGCGGCGTGCAGCTCAAGCGCAACGCCGGACCCAACCTCGGGCTGCCCCACGACACCCGCGCCGAGGCGTTCATGCGCCTGTACCCGCAGGTGACGGACACCCTGGGATGA